From a single Xiphophorus maculatus strain JP 163 A chromosome 5, X_maculatus-5.0-male, whole genome shotgun sequence genomic region:
- the p2rx3 gene encoding P2X purinoceptor 3: MWSCMKNFFTYETTKSVVVKSWTIGIINRIVQLIIISYFIGWVFLWEKAYQVRDTAIESSVMTKVKGFGNYNNRVMDVADYVTPTQGGSVFCIITKMITTENQVQGYCPETEKFNCTKDSDCTKYRHRAGGYGIFTGNCVPFKSNVSMCEIKGWCPAEIDTIKTEPMNDVENFTIFIKNSIRFPTFNYTKGNFLPSITKDYIKKCNFNKENDIYCPIFKVGDILKDAEQNFTQLANTGGVIGIMISWMCDLDKSDDECKPSYSFTRLDAMSQQSNVSPGYNFRFAKYYKMENGTDYRTLVKAFAIRFDVIVNGNAGKFNMIPTIINMVAAFTSVGVGTVLCDIILLNFLKGAEQYKAKKFEEVSDSPLDFQSNGLYRSQLSLRQTHFKSSDSGAFSIEHYS; the protein is encoded by the exons ttgGGTGTTTCTCTGGGAAAAGGCCTACCAGGTAAGAGACACAGCTATAGAGTCGTCAGTCATGACAAAGGTCAAAGGCTTCGGAAACTACAACAACAGAGTCATGGATGTCGCGGACTACGTCACTCCTACGCAG GGAGGTTCGGTCTTTTGCATCATCACCAAAATGATTACAACAGAGAACCAAGTGCAAGGATACTGTCCTGAG ACTGAGAAATTCAACTGTACCAAAGACAGTGACTGCACAAAATATCGTCACAGAGCAGGAGGATATG GAATCTTCACAGGGAACTGCGTCCCTTTCAAGAGCAACGTCTCAATGTGTGAGATTAAAGGGTGGTGTCCTGCCGAGATCGACACCATCAAGAC aGAACCCATGAACGATGTGGAGAACTTCACAATCTTCATAAAGAACAGCATTCGTTTCCCAACTTTTAACTACACCAA AGGGAACTTCCTTCCATCAATAACTAAAGATTACATCAAAAAGTGCAactttaacaaagaaaatgacatctACTGCCCTATCTTCAAAGTGGGGGACATTCTTAAAGACGCAGAGCAGAACTTCACTCAGCTGGCAAACACG GGTGGAGTGATTGGAATAATGATCAGCTGGATGTGTGATCTGGATAAATCAGACGATGAATGTAAACCGTCGTATTCGTTCACCCGACTCGATGCCATGTCGCAGCAGAGCAACGTTTCTCCTGGGTACAATTTCAG GTTTGCAAAATACTATAAGATGGAAAATGGGACAGACTACCGCACTCTGGTCAAAGCTTTTGCCATTCGATTTGATGTTATTGTCAATGGCAAC gCGGGAAAGTTTAACATGATCCCAACAATCATAAACATGGTGGCAGCGTTCACATCCGTGGGAGTG GGCACAGTGCTTTGTGATATAATACTGCTAAACTTCCTGAAAGGTGCAGAGCAGTACAAGGCTAAGAAGTTCGAAGAG GTTTCGGACAGTCCGTTGGACTTCCAGAGCAACGGACTGTATCGCTCCCAGCTGTCGCTCAGACAAACGCACTTCAAGTCCAGTGACTCTGGGGCATTTTCTATTGAACATTACAGCTAA